The Vallitalea okinawensis nucleotide sequence ACTTGAGAACGTGTCTTTTGAGTAGGACTGTATGAATCTTTGCAACACCATTAATAGAGTAGCTTCCTGTAACTGCAAGATTAGCCATGTTGACTTGATGATCTGCAATAATAGGTGGCGTATTGACATTGTGTCGATGGTGAATTTCCTCAATAATCATGTAAATACGGGGTAATAATTCTTTAAGCATATCTTTGGACCAGCATTCCATGGATTCTGGCATTATAGTATGATTTGTATAAGAGACCATCGTTGTTGTTTTAAGCCAGCTTTCTTCCCAACTTAGGTCTTCTTCGTCGATAAATAAGCGCATAAGTTCTGGTATAGCAAGAGAAGGATGGGTATCATTGATGTGGATACAAATCTTATCTTCAATACCAACTACAGAATTATTATTATATTTCTTATAATCCCGAAGTATGTTTTGAATACCAGAAGAGACAAAAAAGTATTCTTGTTTCAGTCTTAATAGTCGACCTTCTTGATTATTATCATTAGGATAGAGCACTTGACTGATAGCTTCTACATAAGACTGATATTTAACAGCTTCCAAAAAATCGCCTTGATTGAAAGATTCTAAATCAAAGCTTTCTAATGGTTCTGCATTCCATAATCGAAGTTTATTAACTTGTGACTCTTGGTTATAGCCTAATACAGGTATGTCATAGGGTACTGCTTTTACAACTTGGTAGTCCGTATGTTGAAAAGTTAAACGACCATTTTCTTCGAGTACATTAACCTTGCCATAGAATTTAACTTTTTCATAGTGACGTTCTTTCCTTAATTCAAAAGGGTAGTTATATTGGAGCCAGTGATCAGGTAATTCTATTTGATAACCATCAATAATCTTTTGAGTAAAAAGACCATGGCGATAGCGAATACCCATTCCAATAGCAGGAATTCCTTTGAAAGTCATTGAGGACATTAGACAGGCAGCTAAGCGTCCTAAACCACCATTGCCCAGCCCGGGTTCTGCTTCAAATTTTTCGATTTGCTCAAAATCAATCCCCATTTCCTCAAGCCCTTCTATGGTTAGATCAAGAAGTCCTAAGTCGATTAAATATTGACGCAACATCTTTCCGATGAGATATTCAATAGAGAAATAGAAGACCTGTTTATCTTGATGAACCCTTTGGTGGGATTTACTTTGAGCCCATTTAGCATTGATTTCATCCATAATAAGACGTGTTAACACATTATAATGATCATACACTTGTCCTTCTTCCATCTGGTCGCCAATTACTTTTGCATACAGATCCAGGTACAGCTGTTTAAAGTCATTAATACTAGTAATCATGTTTTGAAACCTCCTTAGGAATAGTTGAAAAATCCTTAGTTTGAAGTGGGGTTAGTTGAAAACAATAACAACTTAAAGGATTCATTTCCATAATAAAAATCTTAGAGATAACTTCCCATTGGCAGTCCTTTAGATCTTTCTCTGTAGTAAATAATAACTGGATATCATATTTATCAGGCAAATTCATCTCGTAATCTTTATATTGATTTTTTGAAAAATTGATGCAGATCAATAACTGATCAGTGAGTCCTTTGCGAAGAAAGGTATAACAACTTCGTTCCTTATCATCAACTTCAATCCATTGGAAACCTTCCCAACTGTGATCTATTTCCCATAGTGCAGGTTGAGATATATATAAATGATTCAGTTCTTTAACAAAATGATGAAATGCTTTATGTGTTGGATAATCTAAAAGGTGCCAATCCAGAGATTCACCGTACCTCCATTCAATGAACTGAGCAAATTCTCCACCCATAAAAAGTAGTTTTTTTCCTGGATGAAACATCATATAACAGTAGAGAAGCCGAAGATTGCTAAACTTCTCTTCGTAACCCCCTGGCATCTTATTAATTAACGATTTCTTTCCATGAACGACTTCATCGTGGGATAAAGAACATATAAAGTTTTCAGAAAACGCATAGTGCATAGAGAAAGTAATACGATGATGTTCTTCTTTTCGAAATTCAGGTGAAGTCTCCATGTAATGAAGGGTATCATTCATCCAACCCATATCCCACTTATAGTTGAAACCTAATCCATCATGATTCGTAGGGGATGTAACCAAAGGCCATGTCGTTGATTCTTCTGCCATCATTAATATTCCTGGAAAATCTCTAAAGATTATTTCATTCAATGAACGAAGGAAAGCAACAGCATGAATATTGCATATGTTGTCGTCAAGGAACTTGCAATCTAA carries:
- a CDS encoding glycogen/starch/alpha-glucan phosphorylase, whose translation is MITSINDFKQLYLDLYAKVIGDQMEEGQVYDHYNVLTRLIMDEINAKWAQSKSHQRVHQDKQVFYFSIEYLIGKMLRQYLIDLGLLDLTIEGLEEMGIDFEQIEKFEAEPGLGNGGLGRLAACLMSSMTFKGIPAIGMGIRYRHGLFTQKIIDGYQIELPDHWLQYNYPFELRKERHYEKVKFYGKVNVLEENGRLTFQHTDYQVVKAVPYDIPVLGYNQESQVNKLRLWNAEPLESFDLESFNQGDFLEAVKYQSYVEAISQVLYPNDNNQEGRLLRLKQEYFFVSSGIQNILRDYKKYNNNSVVGIEDKICIHINDTHPSLAIPELMRLFIDEEDLSWEESWLKTTTMVSYTNHTIMPESMECWSKDMLKELLPRIYMIIEEIHHRHNVNTPPIIADHQVNMANLAVTGSYSINGVAKIHTVLLKRHVLKSFYSTMPDKFNNKTNGVDHRRFLLQANPILSSVITDTIGSNWIKEPQNLNRLLNHQYDSEFRQQVAKAKLLNKKALANYIHEQTGIHVNPNSIFDIQVKRIHAYKRQLLNALHIMYLYNQLMENPNLDIHPRTFIFSGKAAPGYALAKAIIKLIHEVACKVNNEPLLQDKIKVVFLDNFNVGLAEKIYPAADISEQISTASKEASGTGNMKFMMNGALTLATLDGANIEIREQVGDQNIFIFGLSPKEVLHYYKNDDYNPYEVYQNDVRLKQLMSQLTNGFFSNCKLELQSIYDSILGNNDEFFVLKDFSSYVDTQQAINYCYQDQQRWLTMVINNIARSGIFSSDRTVADYAKGIWHTKMD